In Primulina eburnea isolate SZY01 chromosome 14, ASM2296580v1, whole genome shotgun sequence, the following proteins share a genomic window:
- the LOC140811695 gene encoding uncharacterized protein, producing the protein MWRFKPFTHKEQNGLEGRIIDIGNFKVQVRNVIAEGGFSCVYSSRDAIHGSKPFALKHIICNDEESLELAMKEISVMKSLKGHPNVVTYCAHAVFDMGRTKEILLLMECCEKSLVNVLESRGAGFFEEKQVLTIFRDVCNAVFAMHCHSPPIAHRDLKAENLLLGSDGLWKLCDFGSTSTNHKRFEKPEEMGIEEDNIRKYTTPAYRAPELWDLFRRELINEKVDIWALGCLLFRICYFKLAFDGESKLQILNGNYRIPDFPKYNSSLTDLIRDMLQSSPNDRPDITQVWFRVNSLLPEGSQKSLPDGPPEMPQQTTDVLAGMPKPANKSNPMPRRSPPPPPSAGAQNASLVPNILRTGESAGPFGAFWTSEHAKDSVIHEDESRPKYDEDGTNHTLSGHDKICPEKHPASYSTPYKEQNFQSSTVQKSTPGRSVDRPSFENSPFTDDSNKSTERLRSPKPEDAPTFQNDAFNAFVAEFGSNKKSPGTDGQRSEKEEFLGAELKKVREQLAHANTEKAEITSKYEKLSAICRSQRQEIQDLKQALAARTPSPSKDQPSNQSSTTPPNEKIEGTVWELKQGLFDRNSISPDPQQWQAFTDDSRPPTLPPDNTPKSVRTRNGQQSKKPIEPSSSTNAWGFGSENFKADPSDTSKINVPMRGLSKSQRFGESKSVENKLNPQPAGWAGF; encoded by the exons ATGTGGAGATTCAAACCCTTCACGCATAAAGAACAAAATGGGCTGGAAGGTCGCATCATTGACATTGGCAATTTCAAGGTTCAGGTTCGTAATGTCATCGCTGAAGGTGGATTCTCATGTGTCTACTCATCTAGAGATGCAATACATGGTTCCAAGCCATTTGCCTTAAAGCACATTATATGCAATGATGAAGAGTCACTAGAGCTAgcaatgaaagagatatcagtCATGAAATCTCTCAAAGGGCATCCCAATGTTGTCACTTATTGTGCTCATGCTGTTTTTGATATGGGACGTACCAAGGAGATCCTCCTTCTCATGGAATGTTGTGAGAAATCTCTGGTCAATGTGCTTGAGAGCAGGGGGGCTGGGTTCTTTGAGGAAAAGCAGGTTCTAACAATTTTTCGGGATGTGTGCAATGCTGTTTTTGCAATGCACTGCCACAGTCCACCTATTGCACACCG AGACTTGAAGGCTGAGAATCTTTTGCTGGGGTCTGATGGATTGTGGAAGTTGTGTGATTTTGGTAGTACTTCCACAAATCACAAACGTTTTGAGAAACCTGAGGAAATGGGTATCGAGGAAGATAATATTAGAAAATACACAACACCAGCATATAGAGCTCCTGAG TTGTGGGATCTTTTTCGCAGAGAACTTATAAATGAGAAAGTAGATATATGG GCACTTGGATGTCTCCTTTTTCGCATATGTTACTTCAAGTTAGCATTCGACGGTGAATCAAAGCTCCAAATTTTGAATGGGAACTATCGCATCCCAGATTTTCCAAAGTACAACTCATCACTGACAGACCTTATAAGAGACATGCTTCAATCTTCCCCAAATGACAGACCGGATATCACGCAG GTCTGGTTCCGTGTTAATAGCCTTTTACCAGAAGGGTCACAGAAATCACTACCTGACGGACCTCCGGAAATGCCGCAACAGACTACTGATGTTCTTGCAG GCATGCCAAAGCCTGCAAACAAGTCCAATCCAATGCCTCGTAGAAGTCCACCTCCGCCTCCCTCAGCTGGAGCTCAAAACGCATCATTAGTTCCAAATATTCTCAGAACAGGCGAAAGTGCAGGCCCTTTTGGTGCTTTCTGGACCTCCGAACATGCAAAAGATTCAGTGATCCATGAGGACGAGAGCCGGCCTAAGTATGATGAAGACGGAACCAATCATACATTATCTGGACATGACAAGATCTGTCCTGAAAAGCATCCTGCTTCCTATTCAACTCCATATAAGGAGCAAAATTTTCAATCTTCTACAGTCCAAAAGAGCACACCAGGTAGATCAGTCGACAGACCAAGTTTTGAAAATTCACCATTTACGGATGATTCAAACAAAAGTACAGAAAGATTGAGATCCCCGAAACCAGAGGACGCACCCACCTTTCAAAATGATGCATTCAATGCTTTTGTAGCAGAATTTGGCAGTAACAAGAAAAGTCCTGGCACTGATGGTCAGAGATCGGAGAAGGAAGAGTTCTTGGGGGCAGAGCTAAAAAAGGTGAGAGAGCAACTTGCACATGCCAATACAGAAAAGGCAGAAATAACCTCCAAATACGAAAAGCTCTCTGCAATTTGTCGGTCCCAGCGCCAAGAAATACAGGATCTTAAGCAAGCTCTAGCTGCGAGAACTCCATCACCGAGTAAAGATCAGCCCAGCAACCAATCATCCACTACTCCACCT AATGAGAAGATTGAAGGAACGGTTTGGGAATTGAAACAGGGTTTATTTGACCGAAATTCCATTAGCCCGGATCCTCAACAGTGGCAGGCTTTCACTGATGATTCCAGGCCACCGACGTTGCCTCCAGACAACACCCCTAAATCTGTCAGAACAAGAAATGGTCAGCAGAGTAAGAAGCCCATCGAGCCATCTTCTAGTACCAATGCTTGGGGATTTGGATCCGAGAATTTTAAGGCGGATCCGTCGGATACCTCAAAGATAAATGTACCCATGCGTGGATTGAGCAAGTCTCAACGATTTGGTGAGTCGAAGAGCGTGGAAAATAAGTTGAATCCCCAACCTGCTGGGTGGGCTGGTTTCTAG